Genomic DNA from Papaver somniferum cultivar HN1 unplaced genomic scaffold, ASM357369v1 unplaced-scaffold_160, whole genome shotgun sequence:
AaacggatctatttttcaaaattcaaaaaactagccgataTGATGTGGTATTCAAAATTATAGGCATTTACGGCTAGGAAATCGCATGATAGACCCAGCCGTAATTCTGTATAAGCCTCCAGGGTTTGTGATGTGTCAGTTTTACGGTTAGGTATTTCAGGCAGTAAATAATAGTTGTTAATTTTTGTCAGATTTATGGCCTGGATATATACCGCAACAAGGAGCcattttttaaggtttatcagaGTGCCAAACGGCTAGGAAATTCCAAGATGTAAATCCGTTTACGGCCAGGAACTTCAAATGTCGACCAAGCCGTAAACCAGAGTTGTAAATTTATGTCAGCATTACGGTTAGGAGTCCTAACCGCGAAAAGATACACGACCCGGAAACGTATCCGTAATAAGGACTTAGTTAATTTTCGAGTCTCCAGTGCAATATACGGCTAGGAACTTCTTGACCGAAACAGAGTTACGGTTCCTTTTCCTAACCGTTTTATACTAACGGCTGGGACTTTCCAACCGAAATTCTGTGCAGGTTTATTTGACAAGAATTATATGCACTTTAGGCTAGGTTATGTGAAGGATCGTCCTAGCCGAAAGTGCTCAAAAAATTAGTAAATCTTGATTGTTTTCTCAGTTTTCTTAGATTACACAAATGGAAAGActaacattcattcataaatgcaaagttttaaaaattcatccatccaaatccataaccaaacaacaaaaaaagtaaataaacaaaGTCTTAGATAATAAAAGATCCATGAAGTAATATaataaaaagagagtaaataGTCATTCACTTTCACTTGATCCCTCCTCTGACGTGCTTTGCAAAAACTCATCCAAATCGTCCTCTGGCTCAGGTTCCACAACTTGTTCTATAACTCTACTGCCACCTTGAATTGGAgtctttttacctccaccacgtccacctcgagcacttgttccaGCACGGCTAATTTTTGCACTTGTTCCAGTACCTCGACCTTTTTCACCTCGGCCACCCCGAGCACTTGTTCCACCTTTTGCACCTAGACCACCTCGAGAACTTGTTCCACCTTTTTCACCTCTACCACATCGACCGACTTTTCCTTGCTTATATTGAACTTGGTCACGGGGGGAGTGTCTGAGTCGTCGCTAGAAGAAGGAGACCCAGCCCTTTTAGTTCTCCTTGGTCGTTCCGCTTCATCGGGATATAAACCTCCTTTCTCAGAAATAATTATGCCTCTAACTCGATTCTGCATTAATCTTAGGTCAGATACCATTAACTCCTCACCCAAATTAATCATACGGGTGATGTCATTGGCCACCCAATTAACTCGTTCGACTTATTTTTTCATATCAAACACAAATACTCTAATCATTCATAGAtaattaagaaaaacaacatatacaaacataattagtagtgtacgtaccaccatcttctcccaatcATTTTCTTCATTCATTGATGCCTTTGATTTTGAACTCTCTTTCTCTGCATTCTTGAAATGTCTCTGCTCCTCCGGATCCAAATTTTTCACATAAGGATGAGCCTGCTCTAGATACCATTCCATGTAATTCGCATCCGCTTGGGAAGTCCCATGAGAAGCTTCAAGGAGTCTTCTACTCATTTGGTTTACTTCTTGGGAACGAGCATTCCAATGCTCGATCGATGGTGCATTTTCATACTTCAATTTGACATCTTTGTCCTTAAATTGGGAGGTGGTTATGCTCAGTTTAAAAGGAGTTTCTTCAGATACAATTTTCTGGACAATACCGATTTGGCGGAGCGTTCTACGAGGATCTAAAATGACCCAGTTGCATGAAACAAAGGTCCCATATAGGTCGCCACATCGGAAAATCCTCATCAAGcttcaaatatggatcaaaagCCACATCTTCGATTGTCAAAGCATCCAACTTTTTCCTCATCTCCTTCATTTCCGTCTCTTTAGCCTTGTGTTGGGTCCCTCCAAATGGGTATCTTCCTCATGTAGGTTTTTCTAGAGGCCATTTTGTATCCCGAGTAAGCCTCAATCTTTTAAAATGGTCGTAAGCCCATGACTACGTCGAAAAAGAAAATTATTGTTAATAAGACATGAGTACGtcaatatataaaagtaaaataaataaatattcgttatattagaacaaaaatatacctggataagagaaacacatcccgtaatttgtgtttcgttccatCTAGAAGCTTTGCAAAGACATTCCAACACATCATCAAGGAGGGCGGTAGCCCATGAGTACCTAGGTACCTCATTTGTTTGCGGATCGAGACTGAGAGTCTTCAACCACTGCAAATAacaagcatttaccttatttcTTGAGATATCGGGGAAAAATACGGTCCCAAGAGCATGCAACAAGTAAGCTATAGTCGTATGTCTAGCTCTTTATGCGTCCATCACCACTAATCCACTCTTAGTCTTGGTGTCAGAATCCCCAAACTTATCGTTCAGACGAGCCAAATTAATCTCCCTTGACATATTAACTGCTTCACTTATTTCGCCCGGTGCACTAAGTTTCCTTTTAGCTCTAGGCGGTGCTTCATACCATAtttcaaactcttcttccgctTCATCTTTGCCCCGCCCAAGACAGTTCTTTGCCAAGGAACAAAGCTCATCAAAAGGCATAGAATTGTTGAAACCCTCAAACACAGACTTTCCTTCCAAATCTAGACCAGTGATTTGCTTTACGTCATCCGGAGTGATAGTCATCTCGCCGAATGGGAGGTGAAAATTCCTAGTTTCGGTCCAAAATCTTTCTCTAAAACCACAAACTGTCACAAGATCATATGTCTTCTGCAAATCCTCGATTCCAGACCATAACCCCGAAGCTTTTACCAAAGCTACCACATCTGGATGCTCATTTTCCAACGACCAAAACTTTCCTTGTCGGTGCTTTAGTTTGGGGACCGCTTTATCTGGGAACTACAAAAAAACAATTGGTTGTTATAATTAATAatccataataaaatgaaaataacatatatgtaatttgatttattacctttgtgCCATAAACCCTAGCAGCCCATGAAGACGTGTAGCCAATAAAGACGGAACGATCTGTTGCCTCACCCCAAGGTCTCCCTTTCCTCTTGGGAGGTAAAGGCTCCATAGCATCAATTACTTCTCTTgcccttttcttaggtttataCTTCTTCTTTCCATCCTTTTTGTCCTCCTTGTCCTCCTCAACTACGGATTTACCTTTATCAATAGCAGCACCACTAGAAGTgccaacttcagttcctccagtaacaacaacttcagttcctccagcaactccaacttcagttcctccagtaaTTCCAACTCCATCTCCTCCACCTTCATTTTCTCCAAAAGTCACAACTCCACTTGCATTCCTTGCGTTTGCACTCGATGGTTTTGCGTGACGAGGTTGCGGAGTCGGGTCACTACGAGGTGTTACTTATtgtgatcttttcttcttcttttcttttcctctgtTCAAAGACAAACAAGGCCAAAAACCAATAGTAGATAAGCAAAAACGGCTGGGAAATTTTAACACAACCAAACCGTGACAACCAAAACGTCTAGGAAAGTTGGATAAACCaagacacaaccaaaataacataTGAGAATATTAGTAATCGACCCATCCGTAATAAAAACGGCTAGGACTCTCCAAGCCGTAATAAGTAAACGGCTGGGAAATTAAACAAGCGATCCAGCCGAAATACAAATAACGGATAGGAAAACTTATACGTGTAAATACAACTGGTTTGATATTCAACACATGATTATATACGGCTAGGAAATTCCAAGCCGTAATCCATAAACGGCTGGGAAACTAAATATCACGGTCAGGAAACAAGGTTACAGACAGAAAGACCGAGACGTAAACATTACCGCTGCAAAAAATTCGAACACATGAGAATATACGGCTAGGAATAACCTAGCCGTATACAACTTGTTGCAGATAGGATTTTTCCATCTCGTACGCATCCACTATATTACAGCTGGGAGTTCTACCATATCCCAACCGTAAATCCTACAAACGGATGGGAGTTCTACCATATCCCAACCGTGTAACATATAAACGGCTGGGAAAACAAACAATCTCAACCGTAAGTCCTACTTACGGCTGGGAATACAAGAACTTCCAAGCGTAATCAgtttcagaaactgttttttcagacctaaaattttcaaaaccaacagAATAATCAACAAAACGCTTAGATAAAGAGTGGGTTTTGAAATTCATACCTTATTGCTGTCATATCAGGACTCGCGGCGGCTGGTGTATCTccttcattcacttcttcttgatcttcagtttcatcttcatttgatgaagttgGTTTCTCTGCTTCAGAAGGAGGTTGATTCGACGAAGCCTGACCTAAATTTTCCTTCGGTTTCATGGTTTTATAgaatgagtttaatcgacgaagaattttttttggaatcgacgattaatcgttgaacaacgaagaatggaagaagaaaagaagaagaaagaaggggaagaataagaatggggggacagtttttttttcttttaatgattttttttttgcgtttttttttttgattagattAGGTAGTTAATGAAAGGGTAGAACAGAAAAAAGTTAAAATTAGTGAGAGTATTTTTGAACTTTTGCATAAATCTGATCTCCCCCTATAACATTTGGGTTCCACTTAGTATTTTAAACCCCTAAAATCTCTCTCTCCTGCAGCCCCAACAATagggttgttttttcttttcttttttgtcattTTTACAAGTATTGTTGTTACTTGTCGCAGTTAGGAACTCAATCATACCAGGACAGAAATTCTACTTTTTGCAAGAAAATGAAGAGCAAAAGTAggaaaaatatatcacttttttttttcttctcaaaatgCACATTCGAAGAATAAACTAAATTATTAATTAGAGATTGATAGTTCTTTACAGGAACCGGTGGTGAAATTAAAATTCAATGAACAAAATTTGAAAATCAAATAACAGGATTAATAATACATTAAAAAACTTAATTAATCCCATCGAATAGAAATGAGTTATGAGTAAGCAATATTTAGTCACTCCACAAACTGTCCACGCTGCATTCCAAGTCATCATCGTAATAGTAATCTTCTTGTGGTGGATCAAGTAACATCCCCTCAGCCATGCTAGCAACAAATGACGGCATATTAAACAACGCTTCTTCATCCAAAAATGTCACCTTCGATGAACTTCCGACAATTTTACCGGGATTTTTCGATGGAAGTCTAGAATTAGTAGGGAGTGGAAACTTTTGAGCGGCTTCAAAAGCAGCGGACTGGATATCTTCAACAGCTGATGATTTAGCACGGCGTAAGATGGACAAAGAATCTTCAAAATTTAAGGGAGCCGATTCGCCTCGAAGGGCTAAAGCAGCAACATCGTAGGCTCTTGCTGCCATTTCAGGAGTAGGATATGTTCCAAGCCAAATTCTTGATTTGCTATTGGGTTCTCTGACTTCACAAACCCATTTGTCATTTCTCCTTTCTCTTACTCCTCTATATACTGGGTGCCGAGTTTCTTTAAATTTCCTTCTTCCTGCCTTTTTCTTATGTGATACTAATTGCGGTGGTGCGGACAATGAAAATGCAGTCGTATTAGCAACAATCGAGTTCTGGTTTGATCCTGAACTTGTGTACGGATACAAACTTGGTTCAGCACTCGACGATGGTGAAGACGGTGAACACAAATACTCATTGTCATATGAGTATTCACGCTTCATACTTGCTGAACTCATATATACTCCGCGAGCAGTCAACTAGCACGTTGTTGCAAGAGAGCGAAGAAGTTCTGTTGCTTTTGAGTTTGAATGAAGAGAGGATAGTGAGTCAGAAGGGGTACTTATAGAGAAAAGAGATATCAGCACAAGCTAATATTTCCCTCAGAATGTACGAGTTAATTAAGCACACGGCATAAGAAGGTGCATGACTCAAGACACTGATATCATGTTGTTAATAAGTTTCTTTTTTTATTGTAGTCATGTTTATTGATTTTGTTACTAAAGTAACCTTAAAAACATCTAGATATTTGTTTGGGTAACCTTAACTAGTGTAATGTAACAGAGTTGTGCAGAGGTTCCCGGCCACAGTCATTGACGTCGATGCTTAATGCATGGGACACCATTGCCCTACCAGTCTACCACCGTCGTGGTTGTCATGCTCACTGGGACACCATTCCACGTAAGGGTGGCGTATGCATGCATAGGGGGACCTTCCTTTCATTCTTAATGAGTGCAGGAAAAACAGGCGGAGTTGAGCTTATCACGAGGGTGATCATAAGTGAAAACGGGTTTTGATGATAGATGGCTAAACTGCTGCAGGCTGCAGCGATGTATTAGCCCGAACACCATCATTGTCATGTTTAATGGGGCACCATTGATACATACAACGATGCATTAGCCCTACCACCGTTATGGTCGTCATACTCAATGGGACACCGTTCCTCTTAGTGGCACCGTACGCGTATGCATATGGACTGGGGGACCTCTTGTCTGTTCCTTCCTTTTCATCCTTAATTAACATAAGAAGATCTTCTACTTTCGTGATGTTTGCTggaaataagagtccatgttcaTGGAATCAAATCCAATTTGGGACCATCCGTTATCTGTTTGTACCTCGTTCGAGATTATTCTGTAAAGTTGTTTAAGCAATCAATACTTGATGTTAGCAAGGTTGTTAACTCGTGAATCTTATGGCGAATGGgttcttattttttttaagaatcaGATTCATGGTAAATATCAAAATATCCGTATACAAATTGGAATTATAGACTAAAGTTTAAATAGATGATATTAGTACCGTAATACGAATAATAAAGGATGCCTAACACAATTTAGCATCCAGATTAGCGGTTGGGTGCTTAATTAGGTGGACATGGTTTTTGAGTCAGTAAAAATGTCTCCAACTATTTATTTTTAACAAAAATCACTAGAAAAGCACAAATTTATACGTGTCTGATTTATGAATCGGTGCGACCCACACGAGCCAAATTATGAATCGCAAGACTCACAGTAAATTCGATTTAGTTGGGATTTGAACCGTTTGAGTAAATTTTATCATAAGAATCGAATCTTGATCCTTAAGATTTTAAAAACCATGGATGTTAGATTTGAATTAGCGTACGAGCACCGTTTTTGATGCTCCCACTCAACAGTGGagtcaaaaaaataatataaattttgGAGGTAACAGTGGAatcaaaaaaattatataaattttGGAGGCAAATAAGAAACAAAATGGAAGAGAGTTATAAATTAGGGTTATGGATATTTTGAGGTAATTTGGCTCTAAGGTAACTAACTCAACTTGTTCTTATTTGGCTTTACTCCAGCTCTCACTCATGAAAACAACCGCACAACCAgctatattgttggaaaattaggctaaaatgAGATAATGAAACACTAACAAGGAAATTATAAACAatgtcttcaggatacaatgaatctCTTAACCAACGCAATCGTAttcaaattttgtatctcttgatccaaccaagaactCAGAATATGAAAATTAGAAGAAACGAGAGTAAATAGAAAGTTTTTTATGTAGTTATTGAGAACTGGTTCATCACTATTTATAAATAGGGGTTTTGCATCCGTTAGAGATGTTTGTTCATCATTGAAAGAACTTGGATGGAATGTTTTTGATCTGTCAATAATTGTATTCAAAAttgatgaaggaaacaatacATGATAACTGCGATATATAACAGACATAATCGACAAAAAGAATAGAGAGGAGGATAAGATGACCTGGATACATCACATCGCCCATTACACATGTCAGACTGCACAGGTGTAAAAAGAAAAGTACATAAGGACACATAAGGCGTTGTGACATTATCCCTCAAAATGATTCACTACTCCAACGATAAGTTTGAGGGAGAATGTTAGAACACCTTAAGAGAGTCACGCCATCAATGCCTTCAGATGCAGTAGCATCAATACTTGCAGCAACCCATCACCCACCAAAATAGTATTTTCGTGTCACTGAATACTGCTGGAAAAAACTAAGCCAACCAAAGAGATATTAGCTTCAGTAACACGTGTAGAGGTAGATACGATAGATGATAATGATGTACGATGTACAATCACATGTGCTAATAGTCCCCCTCAATGAAGCagtaaaatagtgcaaaagtttTCCTCAATTGTAATTAATTCAGCATCAGGAATGCCCACCAGGTTTAGCGTAGTCAAAATCATTCTCAATGTCCGATTACTTGCCGAGTAAGCTATATGACCAATGAGATTTCCGACTCCAAGCTATTTCCGATTTTTAGCGATTAAGGCGGCTAATTTTGCCGATTTCGACCGATTTTTTCGGGTTGGCTTTGCATGCACCAaagtaagaaaataaattttttcgtAACCCCTCAGATGGGAGTTATCAAATGTAAAAACCTCTAAGAACATTATAAATTGGTTCAATATGACAATGTTACACACTTAATTATATGATAgcgttaaaattttaattttaacaaggtACAAGTCATGACTTATAAGCAGCAACATACAAGTCTCTAATAAATAGGTTCCGAGTAT
This window encodes:
- the LOC113337576 gene encoding dehydration-responsive element-binding protein 1D-like — translated: MSSASMKREYSYDNEYLCSPSSPSSSAEPSLYPYTSSGSNQNSIVANTTAFSLSAPPQLVSHKKKAGRRKFKETRHPVYRGVRERRNDKWVCEVREPNSKSRIWLGTYPTPEMAARAYDVAALALRGESAPLNFEDSLSILRRAKSSAVEDIQSAAFEAAQKFPLPTNSRLPSKNPGKIVGSSSKVTFLDEEALFNMPSFVASMAEGMLLDPPQEDYYYDDDLECSVDSLWSD